Sequence from the Molothrus aeneus isolate 106 chromosome 7, BPBGC_Maene_1.0, whole genome shotgun sequence genome:
ACAGGTGGAATAAGCACTCTGGTTTTAAGTGAATAAAACCCAGCATTCCTTGCTTTCAggacatttatatttttatcagtGGGGAGACTCAGATGGTGACTGTTCACACTACATTTGACTGAAGAGACCAGTCCATTGATTATTGGGTATTACAGTGAGGTGGGATGACATGgtggtagaaaaaaaaagttctgtggGACAAATCCTTCCAGGAGCCAGTCAGTATCACAACAGCACTCATGAATCCGGTAAGAATGCTGCCCCGGGGTAACACTGATCCTTCCATgacagctgagctctgctgaatGTGCTCTCTGAACaccaagaaatgcagaaattcagTAGCACGTTGACACAAATATAGCAAAGTTAAAAAGAACTGCAACACTCCGACAAATCACGcgtgtttttcttttaatcacaCCGCCTACATAGCGTCGGACACAATGTGTTTCCCTATATTTACTGCTGCCAAGAAGTCAAACGAGGAGCCGCACTGGCTCTCTCCCTCAGATGCTGGagggggagctggagcagcataATCTGGATGGGTTTATACCCGAACCAGCTCCTTGCCCCGACACAAAGCACCGATTTCCCGCGGGCCGGGCGGTGCTGCCGGGCCCGTGCCTCCGCCCAGAGCGGCGGGAGGGCAACGCCGCGTCCTGCGAGCCCCCCACCGCGGCCTTCTGCTGACCTGGACACCGACGCTCGCAACTCCGGAGCCGCAGGAGCAGCGAGCGGGAGCCCCTCCACACACAGAGCACCTGCCAGGTGTTGTCAGGAGGGGGGCGGCCTGGGCCTTGGCGCGGCCAGGCGGGGCAGACTCACCTTCTCGCGGCTCTTGCGCTCCTCGCGGCGCTGCTCGAACTCCTCGAAGGAGATCTTCCCCTCCAGGTACTCGATCAGCTCCGGGCTGAAGCCCGACATGGCTCCGCACCGGCCCGGGGGGAGCCCTGTGAGGGAGGCACCGCGTCCGTCCCGCTATGGCGCCCGCCGCTATGGCGCCCGCCCGCGCGGGTTCCGTGCGGCGGCGCGGCGCTGAGGCGCCTGAAGGCGGGCACCGAGCGCTGGGACCGGGGCTCGGCGGCCTCTGCTGCCTCGGCCAGCTCGGCACCGAGGGGCTTTAACTCCGTACTCAGAGGGATGGGGCAGTTCTGGGCACGGCAGGGTCGGAAATGGGCGTGCGGGGCGGGGTGAGGCCCAAGCAGCCAGAGGGCCACCAAGGATGGGGCTGTACCCTCAGGGGATGTGAACACTTGGCACAGAACACCTTGGGACGTCTCCTTCTAATAAACCGAAAGGGAACGTTTATTTCCCAGCTTTGAACAAAGACACGTGGCACTGGTTAAATGCACGCTGTTGCACTCCCCATTTATTCACACTTAAGCACAATTCTGCTCACAGACTGCAGTAGCACACATTTGTCAACAGACAGAATAATGCTCATTGCAGCAGGACACCAGATTCCACTGGCAGGAACGGGACAGTGAAGAAACTTTGGAATTGTCAGGTAACAGTTAAAAAGTCAAAGCAGTAAAATTTTGCTGTGAAGGTTTCCACTTGGCATGGACTTCTGAAGTTAATGcctaaaaaagacaaaaaaaaaatacaaatacatgaGACTAATACAGAAATATCCATACGCAACCAAGGTGTGatccaaaccaagacaaaaaaCCACTGGCTGAACCTCTGTTCCCACAAAACAGTTCTGAACACTGAAAAGAACTACCACAACCATCCTGAATTATGCAGGACAAAGTTTCCACCAGTCAttttctcactgctgctgtgatttgTAGTACAGCATCCATTCTgaattcccttttctttttgtttttccatgcaCAAAATATACATTCTTTGGTGTTGTGTAATTTTTCATTACATAGCAGCTCAGCAAAAAGAGAATTTAGTATTAAAATTTGAGTGCAGTCTTTATTATGGTTCATGATAATAAGAAtaaagctttaatttttattataaacAGACAAGGTGTTAAACAGTCCAAGAACAGGACAGAGCTGGAAATCCTAAGCTGAATATTGATTACAACTTAAGCACTTTAAGATACTGAGTAAATCACCAAAATGCTTTGATTTAAATCTTGTTGAAATTCTCAGCTATTTGTaaaccagaagaaaacaatatttaCTGTGAATGTAAAAGAGAATGTATGCTTTGTTAGTGCAATAACTTAtgctaaattaattttcttaatctACATACATCACACAAAACCACTAATCTCAATTTGTAATCTTACTCTTTTCAATTCCTTACACAAAACCTGCATCCCCTAGTATCTGTACATTTGCAGAATTCTACTCCATATGAAGGcggggagaaaaaagagaaaacaaaataaatcaggGTCTATAGAGGTCTGCACAAGCACCATGTGTTATTTTATCTAAGTAGTAATGACCTCATAAATCTCTGCCTCAAGAATTTTAAACCCCACTTCAGGCAAGGGTTAAGGTAGTacatttttaattccttctgaGAAAGAAGTTGCTTTATACTTCAGTCAGACTCTTTCTTGGTTACACGTGACATCAGAGGACAAGGCACCCTCTTTTACCTTCATCAGCGGAATCTTTCAGCCTTTGAAATAGttctgaaaggattttttcttttcttcataatCTGCAAATGCAGAAGCAATAGGATCTGAGTAGAGCCTTGGTCCTTCATTGTTCACAGTGAAAGTGGCTGGGAACTTCCTGAGATCCAGACCCCTGCCTGAGAAGTAAGCCTGGAGTGTTCTGAAAAACTGAGCAGATCGTGGATGTGAGAATAAACAGAGCATGACCCATGGAGATTAATTATTTCTACTGACACAAATTAGATTGAATGTTTATTCCTCTGTGGGATGAAATCCTCAATTCTGATAATAACCTGATACAGTGTAGGCAACCTAATTCAGACATGCCCACTCCCTCCATCCATGCCTTGTGCATCTATGTGAAGTCAGAAGAGCAGCAACTGTGTCCTGCTCATTTATGCTCCCCACTGAACCACGGGGGCTGTGAGATAACTGCACCCCTTGGAAAACAGGCACAGCCAAGCCCCTGCTGACAGCAAACTGGAAACCTCTGTAAACATTTCAGTAGGAGTCAGCAACAATGGGCAATTGATTTGAACTGTTCCCCAGTAATCACTTCCAAGGAgaaattaaagctttttaaaacacTGAGGAAATATCAAAGGAAACCAATTCTTTTCCTTCACAAATTCTTTTTAAGATTGTGCAAATGTTCTCTGAGTGGTGTTTTCGTAGCTGTCAGATGCAAACTTATTTGTACTTCAGAGTACAAATAAGATGCAATCAGAGTACACATCTGAAAGAAACACAGTAATCATTCCTCTTCTGTTTCACAAAACAAGTGGCtgtataataaaaataattttttaaaaacgaAAGCTGCTGGATGGAGATATAAGCACATTTTGAGCACTACTGTGCTCTGAGAATGTCTCTTCAGTTAAGGGGTACATCTTGACTGAGAAATGGTTATTGACCATACAAAGTGCACAGCTCCTAATATTACATCAAATGGGCCCCTCTTGCCTTTAAATTTAGACAATAAGGAGTCTcttaatggaaaacaaaaaaaaccacacagaacCTCAGCTCTCTTTCTTGAAACATTTCCTTACCAGGTCTCTATTTCTGGGGTTATCAAGAGGCTTCCATTTATCTTCTGGCTGGGAAGGAGCACCCTTTGCCAGTCCTCTGACAGCCAATACTACATACAGACCCAGGAGCAGCCCTTTCCACATGCTGGAGATGAACAGACTGCCTGTAAGAGGGATAAACAGACATACTCCTTAAATCCTATACAGCTGTCACTGGGAACACACAAAGCATGTGAATCCAAGAAAATCTGCCCACTGCAGATTACATCCATGTGCTagcaactcttttttttttcatagtacTAAGGTCCTTGGAAGAACAAATTATTCTAAACAAGCATTTCCCATACCAAAGCTATTTCTAGACACTGGACTCTCCTCTGATGGACCGGTAGAACACTCAACACAAAATATTACATTTGTAAGTTTACCTTTATTACACAAAGCCATTTTCAGTGGCTAGTACAGCACCAGGCTAGTATGCTCCAAGGAGAATGCAAAAATATGACCCAGGATCCAGAGAGCTCAGTTTTATAAAACTGCATTACATTTTACTACATATAATAACAAGTGCAACGGTATTTAATACAGCCTGGTCTAACATACTAGAGATCCATTTCACAACTTGACtcaggaggagaaaaggaattCTCCCTCTCACATTCTTTAAAATAGAACTTACCAGGGAATTTGGCTTTGGCTTGCCCCTTCTTGGTTGGTCTCCTTG
This genomic interval carries:
- the C7H2orf66 gene encoding uncharacterized protein C2orf66 homolog, whose protein sequence is MWKGLLLGLYVVLAVRGLAKGAPSQPEDKWKPLDNPRNRDLFFRTLQAYFSGRGLDLRKFPATFTVNNEGPRLYSDPIASAFADYEEKKKSFQNYFKG